The Elaeis guineensis isolate ETL-2024a chromosome 11, EG11, whole genome shotgun sequence genomic interval TGTTTTTCTTATTTTAATCATCTTATTGTTGGCTGAAATAGTTAATGCTACATATGTTGCAATAATGGCACATTTTATGATTCTGTCACATTTTTGTTTTTGAGTTCACTAGTATCCTAGACTTTGGTGGGTTTGAAACTTTAGTGCCCTACCTGAGGAGTGGTCTGTCTACCCACTAGAccaattagttgcaaataagtgCATTCTCCATGCGCTTGTACTGTCTAGATCATAGATAGCTCTGCTTCATGTTCATATTGAAATTGTAATATAAAGAAATATTCATTGGAATTATAAATTGTATTATCGTTTATTTATTTCAGACTACAGGCCTTTACAATATAATTGCTCACGAGCATGGTTTTGAAAACTGACTTGAACCGCTTGGGTCTTGCTATAGGGAGCTGTACCGGCATCGAATCGGATCGGTTCAGTCCTTATTTTCggcatctaaaaataaaaaaagtattaTGAACCGTCCGGTTCGGGCTTGAACTGGGTAGCTCGGCTCATATTGGGCTGATTTTATGTCTGGGACATAGAGAAGAAGTCTTTCGAGACTTCTCTGTGattctcaatctctctctctctttctcactttctagCACCGAGAGCAATAGGAAAACTCTAGGAAAATGTGGATTAAAGGTATGTTTCTTCTtagctctctttcctctcttcccctcttccttttttctttctgaaAATTCATGAAAATAGAAAAACAAGGTATCAGAGTGATTATTTAGGATATCTAATCTATATATTGATTATTTAGGATGCTAAATAAAATAATGTCATATTTTGATTTGTGTCACATGTGATTAAAGGTGTATCGTAGTGATATGAATATTAATTAATATCACTAAATATCAATTTGGACTTCAAAAcattcaataattcataaaaatttgattggacaatccaaaaaaaaaaaaatctaaaaaaattagcaTGCTGGTTTAGCCGGCACGCCTACCATATCATGTGTCGGTATGGTACCGAACTGGCTGGTGACTGGTACGGCTATCGGTATCGGTTTTCAGAACCTTGCTCACAAGAATATTATGTCTAAAGTAAATGTAGTAATGACATCTTTTTGCTatagttttatatatatatatatgtatgtatgtatatatatatgtatgtatgtatgtatagtatgtatgtgcatgtatgtatatacatgtacagatatacatatatatatatatatttatatatatatatatatatatatacacacacatatatatatacatgcacacacacacacacatgcatatacatatatatatatatatatacatgtatacataaatatatatatatatacacatgcatatacatacatacatatatatatatatatatatatatatatatatatatatatatacacatgcatatacatacatacatatatatatatatatatatatatatatatatatatatatatatatatatatatgtatgtatgtatatgcatgtgtatatatatatatatatatatatatatatatatacacatgcatatatatatatatatatacacatgcatatacatacatacatatatatatatatatctatatatatatatatatatatatatatatatatatatacacatgcatatacatacatacatatatatatatatatatatatatatatatatatatatatatacacacatccatctacacacacacacacacacatatatatatatatgtatgtatatatatatgtatatgtgtgtatatatatatgtacacacacgcgcgcgcgcacacacacacacacatatatatatatatatctatatatatatatatgtatgtatgtatgtatgtatgtgtgtgtgtatatatatacatacatatacacacacacacacatacatacatatatatacatatatatgtgtgtgtgtgtgtgtgtgtgtgcatatatatatatatatatgtatatatatatatgtgtgtgtgtgtgtgtatatatatatatatatatatatatatatatatatatatgtatgtatatatatatgtatgtatgtatgtatatatgtatgtatgtatgtgtgcatatatatatatatgtacacatatatgtatgtgtatacatacatacatacatatgtatgtatatatatatatgtatgtatatatatgtatgcatatgtatgtatgtatatatatatgtatgtgtatatatatatatgtaagtatgtatatatatgtaagtatgtatatgtatgtatgtatatgtatgtatgtacatacatacatatacatacttacatatatatacatacttacatatatatatatatacatacatatatatacatacatatatatatacatacacacacacacacacacacacacacacacacacacacacacatatatatatatatatatatatacacacacacacatacacacacacacacacacacatatatatatatatacatacatatacatacatccatacatacatacatacatatacatacatacatacttacatatatatatatatatatatatacatacatatatatatatatatatacatacatatatttatacatacatgcatacatacatatatacatgcatacatatacatacatatacatacatacatacatacatatatatatatatatatgtatatatatacatagatgtatgcatgcatgcatgtatgtatgtttacacacacacacatacacacacacacacacacacacacacacacacacatatagatacatatatatatatatgtatatatatatatatacatatatatatgtatatatatatatatatatatatagatacatatagatacatatatatatatatatatgtatgtatgtatatagatacatatagatacatatatatacacacacacatacatacatacatatatatacacacacacatacatacatacatatatatatatacacacatacatacatacatatatgtatgtgtgtatgtatgtatacatatatgtatatacatacatacatatacatatatgtacgtatgtatgtatacatgtatacatatatgtatatacatacatacatatacatatatgtacgtatgtatgtatatacatacatacgtacatatatgtatatgtatgtatgtatatacatatatatatatatctctatatatatatatgtatatacataaatacatacatacgtacatacctatatgtatatgtatctgtatatgtatgtatgtatgtatatacgtatatatatatatagagatatatatatatatgtatatacattcatacgtacatatacatatatgtacgtatgtatgtatatacatatatatatgtagatatatatatgtatgtatgtatgtatatatatatatatgtatgtatgtatatgcatatatgtatatgcatatatatatcttCAAAATGTTAAAACGCTTCATTAAACTTATATAGAAATGTTTTTCCtcattatttattttctttaatcATTTTTTGTTGATTGTATATCATATCTTAACAGTTGAAAAATAACTGAATCCTGGCTGGAAAAAATATGTGGATCCAAATTATGAATGGTGGCTCCTGCTGGaatgtctctggaggacctcctcctactgtCAAAAGCTTCAAGCAAAGATGAAATGCTGTCTCTCCTTTACCATCGGGCTCTCTGATTGAGGTAGTCCTGAACTCGAATTCTCCCCCATCGGTCGCTGAATCAGATCCCGATTCGTAGCATGATGATCTAAATCGCTGTCTATACCTGGTCATCTCTTTCTGTTGGTACTGATCATCCAAGCTCGTCTGAATGGCAGTCTCAATTtgtgcctcctcatcatctggaACGGAAGCCTCTGACTTTctagagtgataggaaagtggctttGTAGCTTGACAGTCCACCTCCGTCCTCTTCTGCTTTGCTCTTTTCTTCTCTGCTTTGGAATCGGTGAAGTGTTTCTTCATTAGCTATCGGATCTCCCGTGGGCATTTTCGATATATGGACACATCGGGATAACCATCAGTCAggtgctgcttcaacctagtcatctcttctttcttgaaCTTTGTATTGCACCATTTGCATTTTCAATGATgccgagccgagagcatctcgACATGATCTCAATCAATGTCACGCTCtagatcttttttcttatttatttctacaagtataataaaatacgacagtttaataattattaaaaaatattatatataaatttttaatttttcaataataattataaaatttataaatttaaaaaaatatgttatatgcttcaaataatatttttgaattagctaaaatattgtaataattttacatattttttttatttgattacatattttttattatttaaataattaaaaaattatttttaaattttaaaaatttcaaaaaaaatatgaggtTAGATTCaaatagcttgaatcattctaaacacgattttgattttataatttttataatttatttttttaataattttttataaataaataaatatatatatatatatatatatatatataaatataattaatgaaaatcaACGATTTTAGTGTCATTGTGtagatcttttaaagatttatTACATATGatgaaatcataccaaaatcataaaattttggtatgatttttctttattttcttactttttcattcttattcttttttttagccaccaaaacataaaaaataaaatatttactaaaagaataaCACATTATCTTACTCCCAATCGAAAATTGTTGTCTCTTCAAAGAAGTGCTGGAATTTGacggaatttttttttcttttttctaattttttggggAGCTTTCGATCTTTCGTGTTGTTGAAAGTCTGAGAACGCATCTTTTGGGAGTTCTGAGAGATCCTTTTGACTTTTACTGAGAAAAGAACGTCCGGCTGTCAATTAGGTCCCACCACAACACCCACACCCCCCCACCCTCCATGTGCTGTCGGTATGGTTTGGTTCAACACCGAACTGTGCCGAACCAAGCCGTACCATCCGATTTTGGATGGTATGGCTCCGAACTGCTCGATTTGGTGCGGTTTGgatggattttttaaaaaataggctCGAACCAGATCGGCTGGCCGTCGGTCCGGTTCGATACGCCCTGTATCGGACGGTTCGGCCTGGTACGGCATTCCATGATTTTATTTCTTTGTCATCTCACATTCTTTAAGAATGATTTAAATGTGGTTTCATGTGCGAGATGTCAATTTACAAGTGACATCACATAGCAGTCACCTATGATATCACTCCAAGGATATGCGGCAGAAGCGATCAAAGGATAGTTACTCTCTTTCATTGAAGTTACCACCCTGATATGTACTCACATGATAGCAGGCCTATCTGAAGATTAACTTCTTAAATTTAGCTAGGGATCCAGATTGAGACTATTGAATCCACTTGCCAAGCATCTTGGTATGGATGTTGTCACTCCAAGGCATGTTAATGCATAGCATGTTTTGAATATTACAACCTAATCTTGGAACTGATTGCAAGGTAATAGGCGCTCATGAGATATGACTTCCAATATGGATCAGTATGTCTGGGAAATGCATTAAATTGTGGCCAAGCCAGTGTCAGCGCAGAACATGTGTTATATTGGTTTTGAAATTTTTTGCAGTTGTAGAGGTGACACTAGTATCTGTGGATATGCCGATGAACATGCGCTTTCAGCTATATGGATGGTGGCATCAAGATTTATTGGTTACATACCATAACCATAACCATAACCATAACCATCAAGATTTAATAGTATTTCTATTGCAAGTTTCTCCATATCTTTCCTCAACCTCTGATTTAACTTAAGTCTTCCCTTTTTTTCTAGTCACAACCTTCAACAGAAACAAAGTACCTGCTGCCTCAAATCTATTTAACAGTTACATGCTTTTGGAAaagttttattaaaaaatcaccaCAGAATCAGGTTTTTAGCATTTGCATTAGTGCTTGAGGGCATATTGTTCAACTACTGTTTGGTGTTTGGATTTGGCATGAGATATTGCCCATTCTATAAATGGGACTGTTTGAATTTGCATTTCCTTGGCTGCTAATATCTGCACAGATGTTCAAGATATTACTCGCCTgatgaagaagagaaataggttcaGATCCAAGTTTTGCATGGACTGGTCATTTATCTTATAAGCTTCTTTAGCTGCGTtgaaacctctctctctctctctctctctctctctctcacgcacacacacacacattttcTCAATGATTTTTTACACTCTACATTTCCATGAGCTGTGGTGCTAATAACCAATCCAATCAAGTGCTTCTTAGTCAGTTATGCTTCTTAGATGCATCAAACTACAGTGACAACACTTGTCATTAAGTTTAACATGCTGTGCAAAATGTTGGaacaaatttctaattcaatatgTTTTGCAGCTACCTCCCGAGTCCTGATGATGTATTGGCACTGGATATAGCATATACAATTTATATGAAGTTTGAAGACTACGCAAGTGCCTTACGTATTGCACTTTTTATTGATAACATTCAGGTCCACTTGTGAGCCTTCTAGttttccaaaaaaagaaaaaataccttCGCTGGCTGAACCAAGGTTTAGCTATCATGAACATGCTCTAATGAGACTTCATTGCCATGACAGTATGTGAAACAAGTCTACACATCGACAGAGGATCTGTTGTTGAAGAAGCAATTTTCTTATATTATTGCACACCACGTGAGCTATTCTTATCTTATTAAACATTTATTATTGGAAGCCTTGGTCAATTCAATTCCTTATGGTTGGGCACATGCATTATAACTAACATATACAGGGTTTTTGATGTTTACATAGTTTACATGTCCACTGTTTGCTCAAGTAAGAATCTGCATCattattttattgtgtttggtttGAGCTATGTatattggtaaatttgatgctccGCTATATATGTACTTTCTCATTATATTTCCATGTGATGTTTGATGATCTTGTTTTACTGATTATCTGTTCTGTAATTCAGGGATTAGCATTGGAGCTTGATGATAATATAGCTGCAGATGATGATGATAGGGAGGTCTTGCAGGATATAGTCAACAATGCTAAACTAAGCGAAGGATACCTTACTCTTGCTCGTGATGTTGAGGTCATGGAACCCAAATCTCCTGAAGACATCTATAAGGTGCTGACATTTAAAATACCCATTTATAATAGCCTGAGTATATCACACCTTTATTTTTTCTTCGTATTAACAAATAGAAAAATGGGTATGCCTTTCATATATTTTGTATTTGTTGAATCGAAAACACAAATATGGTCCAAAGCTTCTAACAAAAATGACAATTTGCTGCTTGCTCTTTGAGATTTGCTTGTAATGTAAATTTGTAAATTCCCCTTCCAGAGATTTTACATAGATTACTAATTAAGTCAGCAGCGGATAGCAATTCATGTTTAGGTTATGAATTTGGCCAACAAGTTATTATTGATTAACATTTGAATGTTCTAATGGATCCTTTGTTTAGTGAGGTATGGAGTTCATGCTTTTGTCTTGCTCCTCTCTTCCTGTCAAAGTTTTAATGAGCATTGGTTTTAGTAGTTTGCATGGACACATACTAGCATGTAGATATGTATTCAATTAAAGTAATGAAAATTCTGATGTATCATTTTTAAGGAAAGAGTTATGCACACAAGACATGTTGTTATATATTCAATTAAACAATGAAAGCTATGATCAAGATACATCATTTTTAAGAAAATGTCTCGCGTGTATTCAATTAAGAGAATGGAAGCTAAGATGTTTAAGTTGAAAGAAAATATCAAAAAGCTTATACGGAACCAAATATGTGGTTATCCATGCGTGCATTCCTTGCCTGTGTGCTTCATTTTAGTAATGCACATGCCTATCTTATTAGGTGCACTTGATTGATGGCCGGGCAAGTGCAAGTTCCAGTCTTGATTCAGCTCGACAGAATTTGGCAGCTACGTTCGTGAATGCATTTGTGAATGCTGGATTCGGTCAGGTAGCCATGAGTATTTTTTTTCcctaatacatatgcatgcatcttTCTATGTATTGTCATTTTTTGGTATATAAAGTAATCTGAATCTTCCCTCTGCTTTTGTGCAGGATAAATTGATGACTGTTGCATCAGAATCTTCAAGTGGTGGATCTTCAGGTAGTTGGTTGTTTAAGAACAAGGAACATGGAAAGGCCAGTGCGGCAGCCAGCTTGGTACAGTTTTTGTCCTTGTGTGTTATCTGCTATTGAGCTCTTAATGACTGTCACAAAATTGATGCCTTTTGTTCTTACTAACAGGGGATGATTCTGTTGTGGGATGTGGACTCTGGACTTGCTCAAATTGATAAATATCTGCACAGTAATGACAACCATGTTGTTGCGGGGGCTTTGCTAGGTGTTGGGATCGTCAATTGTGGTGTAAAGAATGACTGTGACCCTGTGAGTTATCTTTTGTGTGTTCTCACAGGAGCATagagtttttcttttgtttgcagTTTATCTCTTATGGAATTTCactgtttattttattttttccagGCATTGGCACTTCTTATGGACTTCATTAATAAAGAGGACAGTGTCATTCGAATTGGAGCAATTTTGGGCCTTGGCATTGCATATGCTGGTTCACATAAAGATGAGGTGACATTCCTAGAGTTTCTTTTGTCTGTAACCCCTGATTATTACATGTTCCTGTTTTTCGCTGACATTCTTTGGAATATCAGGTTAGAGTTCGCCTATCACTTATCATGGGAGACCCAACAATGCCTCTTGAGGTTCTTGTATTTTCTGCCATCACCCTGGGGTTGGTGTATGTTGGTTCTTGTAATGAAGAAATTGCTCAGTCTATTATCTTTGCCTTAATGGACCGTAGTGAGACTGAACTGAATGAACCACTCACCCGCCTACTCCCTGTAGCCCTTGGCCTTCTTTACCTTGGAAAGCAGGTAGTATTTTTTTTTCGGCCtccagcttcttttttttttttttttgtatttcttgtatttgatatttttttctctagcaTCACTTCTGAAGTTTCATCTATGAAATTGCTACTTCCTTTCGAAAGCTACATTTTTGTTACTAAAAGCATCTTGTCAGTTGAACTTAGTCCAGGATTTCCTATTGGTGGAAAACTGTATATTATTGGAGTTATTTCTATTTAAGGGCTTGTTTGGATGTCCACGCCGAAATCCCATGGGATTCATGGGTTTGGACTAGTGCAACTAGAAAAAAAGAAGTGTGGGCTAGACTTATATTCTCAATACCCAAGGGCCTTTGGAGTGGGCTGACCCGAATTCAATAGGGAGAAAAAATTGATCAGCCCGAATCCATTTTTTCTCCCTATTGGATTCGGGCTAGCCCATATAAAAGAGAGTCTTGGAAGGTTGTAGACATAGGCTTAGCCAGCCTCTGATTCATTATTTTTTGAGGTTATGCTAGCTCAACCCACGAATCCTGTGGAATTTTAGGTCCAAATATCCAAACAGACCCTAAGTAGGAAAAAGGGACCTTGGCTTTGGTTGCTTTGTGTGGATGCTCCCGTCCCAGGTTTGATTGTATGACTAATTTGCTATCTCACCAAGAAGACTAATAGGATGGCCTTGTAGGTTGCATGGCTAGACCAAGAGTTGCCCTGTTCTCAATCAGGGTTCCAATTCAGAGTTTCATATGTGAGCGAGCTTGAGAGCCAGGTGTAGAAtgttccttcttttattttattttattttatttgctttTTATGTGTATGTTGTATATGGTGGGGTGTGGCATGGTTATTTCTTGATCTGCCAAGTTTTTTGGTAAACTTTGGAGAAGGCATgtcggttttttatttttttcacaaattTTTGTTCAGTTGCAGTTATGAAACTATCTTGACTGCAGATATTACCTTTATGTCATGGACATTTCTATGTTATTGATTGAAGCATGCATTTCACGTGGTTGGTTAGCAGCATGGTTTATCATGTTCTTATCTAGTTTAACTCTTTTGTCTGCAGGATAATGTTGAAGCTACTGCGGAGGTCTCCAAGACAtttaatgaaaaaattagaaaatattgtGATGTCACACTCTTGTCTTTGGCCTATGCTGGAACAGGGAATGTGCTTAAGGTCTTTTGTCATATCTGTCTTAACTCTTAACTATGGTGCAGCATCACTTTCATGAGAGTTCAGCTAGCTGATTAGTATCATCAATTTCTCTTGTCATGCAGGTCCAGAAACTTTTGGGGTACTGTGCTCAACATCTAGATAAGGGCGAGACTCATCAGGGACCTGCTGTCCTTGGAATTGCTCTTATTGCAATGGCTGAAGAATTGGGTCTTGATATGGCTATCCGGTCTCTGGAACACCTTTTACAATATGGAGAGCAGAACATTAGACGAGCTGTACCTCTGGCTCTTGGTATACTATGCATATCCAATCCAAAGGTAGGTCAATCTTATGGATGTTGGCTTTCCAGATTTGCCACATTACGTTGCTATTGAAGTTTCACACTTGGAAAAAGAGTAAAGGTGGGCAAACCACATCCTGATAATTCCATGTTTAGCAAGATGGTCATGCTTCGCATGACAGTTTGGTTTGTAACGATTGTTGAGTTTGACTTGATTCATGTATAGTTCTCAGTAGAGCAGTTGCAACTGACTTGTGTTTCTGCACAGCAGACTAAATGCTGTTGTGGCCAAATTTTTGTTTGGATACCCTGACCCTATATGTGATGTTGCCACATGGTCAGGAGTTGTTGAGTAGAGCAAGAAAATGAATAAAGAAGTGGGAGGAGGCTGTTGCTTCCCCACTCCTAAATTTTTGGTTTTAGGCAtccattttaaaatttgatttttggtaCACCGAAAATCCTTGAGATGTGTTGTCTACAGACTCCTGCAACATGAAACTTTGTCTCGTGGCCTGGTCTTTTCAAACCTTTCAACTTGAATCTGAGATACCATAATGGCTGGGTGACCAAACTCTGAAAATCAGCCATCCTATCTTTAAGTCTAGAATTTttatattgattattttttttgcgGCTTACAGAGTCCTGTTTGATCAGGTCAATGTCATGGACACACTAAGCAGACTCAGTCATGATACAGATGGCGATGTGTCTATGGTTTGTGCCCCTAtacactgaattttttttttttcattttatttcatcAGGTCATTACTCTTTTAATCTGACATTTGTTGTGCAGGCAGCAATTATTTCCCTTGGCTTGATAGGTGCAGGCACCAATAATGCTCGAATAGCTGGCATGCTTCGCAACCTTTCAAGTTATTACTACAAAGAAGCTGGCCACCTCTTCTGTGTAAGCATAAATGTCCTTTCCCTTTGTATTGTAGCAATTCATAATTCTCAAGTCACCATTTTTCAAGTATATATGTAGGTGAGGATTGCTCAAGGTCTTGTACACCTGGGGAAGGGTTTACTAACTCTTTCACCTTACCATTCCGATCGGTTTCTATTGTCTCCGTAAGCATTTTCCTTGGAATCATCTCATCCCTTGATATGATAAACAAACATAAACCCCATAAATCACAATTATTCTCTCTTTACAGGACAGCTCTTGCTGGACTTGTTACTGTATTGCACGCTTGTTTGGACGTGAAGTATGTTATCCTTGGGAAGTATCATTACATGCTTTATGTCTTTGTCTTAGCCATGCAGGTGTGTGGCCTGAAACATCTAACCCATGCCTTTTCTTTGTAAGCCTGCAACAAGTGCTCAATAAATTTCAAGCTTCCTCTTTTATTGCAGCCAAGGATGCTAATGACAGTGGATGAAAATTTGAAACCTCTCTCTGTTCCTGTACGAGTGGGTCAGGCTGTTAATGTGGTTGGCCAGGCGGGACGGCCAAAGACTATTACTGGATTCCAGACGCATTCTACCCCCGTCTTACTTGCAGCAGGCGAACGAGCTGAGCTGGCCACTGAGAAGTATGATATGATGACATAATGAGTCGTTTGATTGCATATCTTTGTTTTCATTTATGTTTAATTGTTATCTTAGTGCTTGAATGTGTTAACTTTGTTTGTATATGCAGATATATTCCACTCACCCCGGTATTGGAAGGATTTGTTATCCTGAGAGAGAATCCGGACTATCATGATGATCATTAAGGACCTGCAACTGCACATCCTGCATGGAAGACCAGGTGAAGTAGGTGTATGCACTTGGTGTTAGTTGCACTGCTTTGTTTGAGAAACAGTGGCTCTGACAGCTATAAACACATGGTTCTAGTTTGGAGCCCGAATATATTGGTGAGAAAAGGAGCAGGGAAAGGGATGCTATGGTTGTAAATTTTAACAAACACAAGATAGATTTTTCCAAagattttgttttttattttcttaaactaCATGCTACCTTGTCATTCCATTATTTTTCCTATTCAAATGTCTGTGTTTCCTCTTTGATGCAGAAAAATCCGTAGCGATTCTGTATAAAAAATTGTGAGAAATGGCTGAGCACTAGTTGTTCGGTTTCGCTTGCTCACACTTTGCCGCAAGCAATTTTACAACCTTCATTTTCATCTAGGGCAGCCGATGGGTCTGGTCGAATTGGGCCATATGCATAATTCTGGGCCAACAGTTTCATATTCGGGTCTTTGTTTAGGATCCAAAGCTCAGGTTGGATCAGGTCCATAGTAGATATTTTAAACCGAGCGGGTCTTTTGAGTCAGAGTATATACTTTTTAATTTCATTCAAGAAATTGATCATTTTTGACGTACAAGTTTGTGAATTatactttttaaaattatatattgatatgtTTGAGAACGCTACAAAGAAGAGTTCATCAAAGTAATCAATGGATGTTTAAATATAAACAAGTGAAAGTAGGTGGGAGAAGATTGGGTTCTTGAGACAAGCAGAGAGAGATCACTTTAAAGGAGGAATGCTTCAATGAATTGGAAGGATATTCAAGTGAAAGAGGTCTCATGCAATTTCGGTTTTGGGTAGGTAGGTCGGGTTgggtcttttctttttttgtcaaCCCAAACTAGATCTGTACGGTACatggattggattaggtcagaaaatttaaaatcctgatttgactcAGTTTTCAAAgaggatctaaattttgattccacCAAGACCTATAGGTTTTTAAAGATCAGTTAGGTTGGGATCGGTTCAGGTCACAAGTTGACCTAACCCATTTGCAATTTTGCTTTCCTCCTTGATGGAGTTGACTTCCACCCCATTGAGCCACTATCACCCCcta includes:
- the LOC105053747 gene encoding 26S proteasome non-ATPase regulatory subunit 2 homolog A, whose product is MAVDPTPDSSASADQAGPKPPSKDPKKKKDEKKEDDVSDEDLALKQQLELYVERVQDADPAVQKFALESMRKEIRTATSSMTSVPKPLKFLRPHYGTLKAYFDTLPESDLKKYLADVLSVLALTMSAEGERESLKYRLLGSEGDIGSWGHEYVRNLAGEISQEFAKRQYDDMPIDALMELVQQIVAFHMKHNAEPEAVDLLMEVEDLDLLIEHVDATNYKRACLYLTSSSSYLPSPDDVLALDIAYTIYMKFEDYASALRIALFIDNIQYVKQVYTSTEDLLLKKQFSYIIAHHGLALELDDNIAADDDDREVLQDIVNNAKLSEGYLTLARDVEVMEPKSPEDIYKVHLIDGRASASSSLDSARQNLAATFVNAFVNAGFGQDKLMTVASESSSGGSSGSWLFKNKEHGKASAAASLGMILLWDVDSGLAQIDKYLHSNDNHVVAGALLGVGIVNCGVKNDCDPALALLMDFINKEDSVIRIGAILGLGIAYAGSHKDEVRVRLSLIMGDPTMPLEVLVFSAITLGLVYVGSCNEEIAQSIIFALMDRSETELNEPLTRLLPVALGLLYLGKQDNVEATAEVSKTFNEKIRKYCDVTLLSLAYAGTGNVLKVQKLLGYCAQHLDKGETHQGPAVLGIALIAMAEELGLDMAIRSLEHLLQYGEQNIRRAVPLALGILCISNPKVNVMDTLSRLSHDTDGDVSMAAIISLGLIGAGTNNARIAGMLRNLSSYYYKEAGHLFCVRIAQGLVHLGKGLLTLSPYHSDRFLLSPTALAGLVTVLHACLDVKYVILGKYHYMLYVFVLAMQPRMLMTVDENLKPLSVPVRVGQAVNVVGQAGRPKTITGFQTHSTPVLLAAGERAELATEKYIPLTPVLEGFVILRENPDYHDDH